The following nucleotide sequence is from Armatimonadota bacterium.
AACGAAGCAATTCGCCACTTTTCTGAGGCTGTACGCTTGAAGCCAAACTATGCTGACGCATATTATAATTTAGGTGTTACATATCAAACAATCGGAAAACTCGATAAAGCATATCAAGCATATCAGCATGCTATAAGATCCAAACCAGGCTTCGGAAAGCCTCATAACAATATGGCAGTCATTCTTTACATGCGCGGAGACTATGCTGGAGCCTGGCGTGAGGTAGAGCTATATATAAAATCAGGAGGCCGCCCTCATCCTGGATTCATTAACGCTTTGTCCGAAAAGATGCCAAAGCCGCCAAATTAGAGGAGAATAATCTTTAAAATGCCTAGGAGTCCAAGTTTTAATAAATATCTTTATCATTCCTCTCAAAAAATAAATCGTGACAAAAAATTGCGTGTTGAATATCTTTTCGTAATAATCTTATGCATAGTTGCCTCAATTCGTATATTCTTATTCAGTGCAGGATTTCCTGTCTTTACCAACGTAGATGAACATGCCCACTTCGACTTAATTTGCAAATATTCAAAAGGTAAAATACCAACTGGCCTTTGGAAATACGACCATGATGCAAACAGAATGATAATGCTATACGGGTCGCCAGAATATCTATATTACCCCGCAGATTTACCGACTGGGGAAATCCCTCCTCCTATATGGAAACTGCCTCCTGAGATACAAGAATTTGTCTTAGAGAAAAGGCTTGAAAAGGTTAAAAAAGGTCTAAATCATGAATCTACACAACCGCCTGTGTACTACTTCATTTCGGCATTATGGTACGAACTTGGACAGGCATTACGAATAGGAAATGGATTCATACTCTACTGGGTAAGGTTTTTAAACATTATCATCTATTCCGTGCTCATCTGGCTTTCCTATATATTTGTAAGAAAGTATTACCATGAAGACACCTTCTTAAGACTAAGCTTGCCATTGATATTGGCTTTTTTTCCACAAGACGTGTTTTTTTCCATAAATAATGATGTTCTTACGCCTCTTGTGTTCACCACGGCTTTTCTATGTCTACTCGACTGCCTTATAAGCGAATCAAAAGGCGTTGCCTTCCATTTGCTAACTGGTCTTCTTATCGCCACTGCATTTCTAGTAAAGATCACAGCTTTTGTCATTTTCATAATGCTGGGCTTTGTGGTAATTCTCAAAGCCATTAGACTCAAAAATGAAAGAAGATTTTCCGAAGGTATGCCGGCACTCGCCACATTGGTTTTAAGTGCATTATTGCCAGCTGGGTTATGGCTACTGAGAAATTACCTTGTACTGGGAGATATAACAGGTTCAGCTGCAAAGATTAATATGCTTACTTGGACTGCTAAGCCATTTACAGCAATATGGGACCATCCGATATTTACCCCTGCTGGAGCGCTTACGTTTTGGAGTGAATTAATGAAAACCTTCTGGCGGGGAGAAATTACCTGGTATGGCGAAAGACTTTCGTGGGATTTTGCTGATGGATTTTATTGGATCTCATCATCGGTTTTCCTCATAGCATTTATATATAGCTTACTTCTTCTGCGACCGCGAACAAAATCAAAAATTATTGACATAGCAAACCTCATAGTTTTTGGAGCATCAGTTTTGTTTATGACTGGAATTTCTATTTCTTACGATTACGGCACTTGCTGGTATCCTTCCCAGGAACATCCATATTTTACTTCTGGTAGGCTAATATCAGGAGCACTTGTGCCGTTTCTCATTTTATATCTTCAGGGTTTCAAAATCCTAACGTCCCGATTGAAATCGTACACTAGATGGGCCGCCCTAGGAGCAATAATTGCACTTATGTTAGCCTCAGAGATAGTCCTTTCGATCCCGGTATTTGGGAGCGCATATAATATGTTTCACTTGCACTGAAATGCAAGTCCTGAGACGTGAGCTACTCTTTCCAAAAATCCTCTAAAAGCTAGAGTTTTAGCAATTACCCCAATAAAGTACGGTTTCCTAATTGACATATTTTCTATAAAGGAGTAATCTAGTAGCTGAAAATTCGCTTTTGCCTTCAATAAGCAGTAAAGCTATTCCACTTAGTTTCTCCCCCCGGAAGCTGGTGGTTTTGGTGGCGAAGCGCGGGAAACGCGCAACAAAGTGTCATAATGCACTTAATAAGAGCAAAATGCAATGGGCATGGTTGCTCGTGTTCATTGTGGTGCTTTTTTGCGCGGCAATACGAATTAGGCTACTCCCGACGCCGCTCGAGCGCGATGAGGGCGAATATGCCTACGCAGGTCAGCTAATACTACAGGGAATCCCTCCCTACGTACACGTTTACAATATGAAGCTTCCAGGTACCTACGCTGCTTATGCCATCGCCATGGCACTTTTTGGTCAAAATCCAACTGGTATCCACCTTGGTCTGCTCTTCATAAATGCTGCCACTATAATCCTGGTATTCCTATTGACACGAAAACTGTTCGACACCATAACAGGCTTGGTAGCATCTGCGAGTTTTGGCATCCTATCTCTTGGCGCATCTGTCCTGGGCGTTTTTGCGCATGCCACCCACTTTGTAATACTACCAGCAATTGGCGGACTGCTACTTCTGCTAAAAGCAAAAGAATTGAGAAGTCGCTCAATGTTGTTTTGGAGTGGTTTATGCCTTGGGCTTGCATTTCTAATGAAGCAACATGGCATATTCTTTGTAATCTTTGGTGCTTCCTATATTCTCATTTACAACGCCCATTTCTCTTTACGGCGAGAGAAAACTGGTTTCTCAAATCAAAAATTGGTTGACGCGGCGATATTTCTCCTCGGCGCCGCTGTCCCATTTGTCCTTACATGTCTAATTTTGTTATTGACAGGAGCTCTCCAAAAGTTCTGGTTTTGGACTTGGACGTACGCTTTGCAATATGTCACAGAGACATCTTTTTCCACTGGCTGTAAACTGTTTAGGAGTGGCATCAGTTACGTTGTACAGTCGGCACCTGCGCTTTGGATTTTAGCGGGATTGGGTTTGATTTGTCTTTTTGCAGATCGAGAATGGCGAAAGCGTGCGTCTTTTGTTGGAGGGCTACTGCTTTTCTCATTTTTTGCCACTTGTCCTGGTTTTTACTTTCGTAGTCATTATTTTATTGTGGTGCTGCCAGTATTAGCTATTCTCAACGGTATTGCAGTCAGTACCATATGTAATATTGCAGAAAGAATGCATGCTCCCACATATCGTAAAGCAGCTGTGTTGGCATTTCTTTTGATTTTAGGTTATTCTATATTCCAACAGAAAACATTTTTATTCAAAGCCACGCCCTGTGAGGTATGCAGATTATCCTATGGCGCCGCCTGTTTCCCTGAGGCTCTGGAGGTTGGAAAATATATTAGGGAAAACAGCACTGAGGATGACCGAATCGTCGTCCTAGGGTCCGAACCTGAAATCTACTTTTATTCGCGTCGGATGTCAGCCACCGGATACATTTACATGTATCCGCTTATGGAACCTAGCCCTTTAGCCGAAAAGATGCAACGCGAAATGATCGAGGAAACAATGGCATCAAAGCCTAAATTTTTAATTGCAGTTTGTATCCCAACCTCATGGATGCGCAGGCGTGAATCACCAACCTTATTGTTTGATTGGTTCACTCAATACTCGGCAGATAATTACAAATTAGTGGGAAGTGTGGAGATACTTGACCTAGAACGAACCGAATACCGCTGGGGAGAAGAACTAAACGCTTATAAACCAAAGGCAGAAAATAGGATTCTAGTTTTCGCACGAAAACAGTAGTTCTAAGATGCAAAATCGCTACTTAATAATCTTATTCCTTCTTACCATAACCCTTGTCGTCTTTCTGCAAGTTAAGAATCATGAGTTTCTCAACTATGACGATGATGTGTATATTACTGCCAACCATCATGTTCGGAATGGGCTAACTTTAGAATCAATCAAGTGGGCTTTTACAACTACGTATGCAAACAATTGGCACCCCCTAACGTGGATATCACATCTACTTGACGTGCAGTTATACAAGCTTAAACCCGCCGGGCATCACGTAACTAGCCTCTTAATCCACATGTTGAATGTCGCGCTCCTATTTGTAGTGCTAGAAATGATGACCCATTCGAGATGGCGAAGTGCATTCGTTGCAGCTTTGTTCGCAATACACCCTCTCCATGTAGAGTCAGTTGCTTGGGTAGCTGAAAGAAAAGATGTTTTAAGCTCTTTCTTTTGGATACTAACACTTTTTGCATACCTACGATACGTCAAATATCCAAGGGCAACCACTTACGTTCCTGTGGTTTTAATCTACGCCCTCGGCTTAATGTCAAAGCCAATGCTAGTAACTCTTCCATTTGTACTTCTCCTGCTGGACTACTGGCCCCTAGGTCGAACAACTTTTGCTCATGAGCAACTTGCTGGCTCTATAGAAAAGCACAGTATTGGAAGGCTGGTAATAGAAAAGATTCCTCTATTGGTCTTAGCAGGAGCATCTTGCACAATGACATATATTGCCCAGGGGGAGGCGGTTGCTCCGTTCGAAAGGTTTCCATTTGGTATCCGTGCGGCAAACGCTGTTGTAGCATTTGTCTCCTATATTCTGAAGATGCTCTGGCCAGCTAACCTTTCCGTTTTTTATGTGCATCCTTCAACGTCTCTTCCAACATGGCAAGTATTAGGAGCCGGGGTTGTCCTAATTTGCATATTTGTTCTCGCGTTGCGAAATATTTTCACCTACCCATATATCCTAGTAGGATGGCTGTGGTATTTTGGAACATTAATACCCGTAATCGGCTTAATTCAAGTTGGGGCACAAGCAATGGCGGATAGATATACCTATATGCCACTCACAGGCATATTTATCATAATTGCCTGGGGAGTGCCAAAACTGCTAGGAAATTCACGAATTGGGGTAGAAAAGGGGAAAAGGAAAAAAGAAGCTTTTGTTCCCAAATCTTTCATTCTGCCATTTGCTGCCCTGCTTGTTATAATAAGCCTTATGATCTCAGCCTGGTATCGGACGAGTGTTTGGAAGAATAGCATAACCTTGTTCGAGAATGCACTTAGGTCGAACCCAAACAATTATCTTGCACACAACAATCTTGGGGTGGCTTTGGAAAAAGCAAACAAGTTAGAAGAAGCCGCAGCTCATTATGAGGTCACTTTACGACTCAAACCAAATCATCCCCAAGCCCACAATAATCTCGCCAATATTTACTTCCGAACAGGCAAAGTGGACAAAGCAATTCTTGAGTATAGAAAGGCTTTGGAGCTAAAACCCAAGGATGCAGCCATTCACAATAATCTTGGGGTAGCTCTTGCCGAAAAAGGCATGCTGGACGAGGCAATCAAAGAATACAAAATAGCTCTGCAGATTAGACCAGACTACGACAAAGCGCACCTAAACCTTGGGATGGCATTGGCAAGACTAGGAAAATTTAGAGAAGCTGCCGATGAAATGAACAAAGCACGAAACATTAGCCCAGAAAGTTCAGAAGGCCACAACAATTATGGTGTAATACTTGCAGGACAAGGAAAGATTTTGGAGGCAATAGAGCAATTCAAAGAAGCACTGCGGCTTAAACCTGAAAATGCAGAAGCACATAAAAATCTGGCCGTTGCGTATTATTTAACCGGAAAGTACGCAGACGCGTGGAGGGAAGTGCAATTATACCGCAAATACGGTGGAACGCCGCATCCTGGTTTGATTCAAGCGCTCAAACAAAAAATGCCTCAGCCTCCAAAATGATTTAAGTTGGGCCCTAATAAAAAGCCCTTTTGCGCCTTGACTTAACCACCATAATAAATTAAATTATACCTGTCGTTTCCCCATATCTCGAACAGCCGTATAGTGCTCAGCGGTTTCTACTTATGCCCAAACTCGCAAGTGCCAAACGGCGTTCTCGTCTGAGACGCGCCGAAACAAGGGAATTGAAAAGAATCCCTTTGTGGGACTCTTTTACGGCGAAAAATGAATTCGTAATCGTCGTGATATTGTGTATTGTTGCTGCCGTACGCATTTTTATTTTCAGTGCAGCATTTCCGTTCTTCAATAATGTGGATGAACAAGCTCACTACGACTTAGTTTATAAATATTCCAAGGGACAAATTCCAAATGCGCTAGAGAAATTTAGTGCCGGCGCAAGCGAGCTAATCGTCCTTTTTTCCTCGCCTGAATACCTATGCGATCCACTTAGCTTCCCCAATGCGCAATTTCCAAAGCCAATGTGGAACTTACCTCCGAGCGAATTAGCACCTGCACTGAAACCAGCAACAACAAAGCTGATGAATAAAACAAACTACGAATCTACCCAGCCGCCTGTTTTCTATATTATCGCAGGTTTATGGCATAGACTTGGCGAGTTATTGAACTTACACGATGGCATGCTTTTATACTGGATAAGGTTTCTGAATGCTGTACTTTTTATTCCGCTAGTTTTGCTTTCTCACCGATTTATTAGAATCCTTTACCCCGACCGGCTGTTCATGCGCATAGGGGCACCAGCAATGATAGCATTCTTCCCCCAAGATGTTTTCTTTTCGATAAACAACGATGTGGTCAGTCCACTATTCTTTACAGCTGCTCTTCTTTGTTTATTAGAAATATATCTTTCACGTTCAAAGAGCTATGCGTTTTATGTTTTCACCGGCCTCCTAGTAGCAGTAACCTTTATGGTTAAGTTCACAAATGCCGCGATATTTGCAGCTTTAATAGCTGTAGCTGCTTTAAGAATCATCGAACTTTCAGCGGACGCAAGAATTGGACGTGAATTGCCAAAGATTGTATTGATGATTTTTTCAGCCATAACGCCAACTGCTCTCTTTCTAACTAGAAACCTACTTGTATTAGGCGACATCACCGGCATGTCTGGAAAGATTAATATACTTGGGTGGACAGCAAAGCCTTTTGCCCAAATATGGCGCCATCCAATCTTCACTCCTGAAGGATTGATTACATTCTGGAGCGACCTAATGAAAACTTTTTGGAGAGGCGAACTCGTGTGGCACAAGTCTACAGTCGCAGTGCCGTGGGTTGACTCCTTTTATTGGATATCCACTACTATTTTTCTACTTGCGGCGGCCGTGAACTTGATTCTATACAAGCGGCAAAATCGAGACACAGGCTGGATAGCAGACATTTTCGCGTTTGGCGTGATTGGTCTTTCCGTATTAGGACTGGCAGTAATATCTTTGGCATATGACTTCGGAAGGTGTTGGTATCCCTCGAGTCAACATCCATATCTTACATCCGGCAGGTTGATAATTGGAATCATGGTGCCATTTATAGCGCTCTATCTTAGAGCAATTGAGTTTATTCTATGGAAAACGGGACTAAGAAGCTCTCGCTGGTTGGCTTTATGTATAATATTAGGACTGATGCTTGGATCTGAAATAGCAATTTCTATCCCAGTATTCGGCAGTTTATACAACTGGTTTCATATGATTTAGCAGATCAAGCAAAATGACAAAGCGGAATTATCACAAAAAAGAACGCAAGGAAAAACCTAAAAGTCCACAAATCCAACGGCAAGCCTGGATTCTGCTGGCAATCGTAATCTTTGCAATAGCACTAATACGCATACGTCTGCTCCCAGTTCCGCTCGAGCGCGATGAGGGCGAATATGCCTATGCAGGCCAGCTTATTTTAAAAGGTATACCTCCATACCTGCATGTATACAATATGAAATTTCCTGGAATATACGCTGCATATGCGCTAATAATGGCATTGTTTGGACAAACAATTGTTTCCATTCACCTCGGGCTCCTTATTGTAAATATCATTACAATTATACTTATTTTTCTTATAGGACAGCGGTTCTTCAATCCAATAAGCAGTGTTATAGGAGCAACCACTTATGCAATATTTTCCCTTGGCCAGCCCGTGCTTGGAATGTTTGCCCATGCCACTCATTTCGTCGTTTTGTTTGCGCTCTGCGGATATCTTCTTCTCACAAAGGCGTTCGAATCGAAAAGGATTCTGCTTCTTTTTTTGAGCGGCTTTAGTTTTGGGATTGCAATCTTAATGAAGCAACATGGATTTTTGTTTGGCGCATTCGCCTTGCTTTACTTGGTGCTTGTGCAAAGAAAAAACAATATTTTCACACTCAAGCGATTCGCGGCAGGAACTTTCCTCTTCACACTAGGATTAGTCATTCCACTTGGCATAACTTGTCTAATCCTT
It contains:
- a CDS encoding DUF2142 domain-containing protein, whose amino-acid sequence is MRVEYLFVIILCIVASIRIFLFSAGFPVFTNVDEHAHFDLICKYSKGKIPTGLWKYDHDANRMIMLYGSPEYLYYPADLPTGEIPPPIWKLPPEIQEFVLEKRLEKVKKGLNHESTQPPVYYFISALWYELGQALRIGNGFILYWVRFLNIIIYSVLIWLSYIFVRKYYHEDTFLRLSLPLILAFFPQDVFFSINNDVLTPLVFTTAFLCLLDCLISESKGVAFHLLTGLLIATAFLVKITAFVIFIMLGFVVILKAIRLKNERRFSEGMPALATLVLSALLPAGLWLLRNYLVLGDITGSAAKINMLTWTAKPFTAIWDHPIFTPAGALTFWSELMKTFWRGEITWYGERLSWDFADGFYWISSSVFLIAFIYSLLLLRPRTKSKIIDIANLIVFGASVLFMTGISISYDYGTCWYPSQEHPYFTSGRLISGALVPFLILYLQGFKILTSRLKSYTRWAALGAIIALMLASEIVLSIPVFGSAYNMFHLH
- a CDS encoding glycosyltransferase family 39 protein, encoding MAKRGKRATKCHNALNKSKMQWAWLLVFIVVLFCAAIRIRLLPTPLERDEGEYAYAGQLILQGIPPYVHVYNMKLPGTYAAYAIAMALFGQNPTGIHLGLLFINAATIILVFLLTRKLFDTITGLVASASFGILSLGASVLGVFAHATHFVILPAIGGLLLLLKAKELRSRSMLFWSGLCLGLAFLMKQHGIFFVIFGASYILIYNAHFSLRREKTGFSNQKLVDAAIFLLGAAVPFVLTCLILLLTGALQKFWFWTWTYALQYVTETSFSTGCKLFRSGISYVVQSAPALWILAGLGLICLFADREWRKRASFVGGLLLFSFFATCPGFYFRSHYFIVVLPVLAILNGIAVSTICNIAERMHAPTYRKAAVLAFLLILGYSIFQQKTFLFKATPCEVCRLSYGAACFPEALEVGKYIRENSTEDDRIVVLGSEPEIYFYSRRMSATGYIYMYPLMEPSPLAEKMQREMIEETMASKPKFLIAVCIPTSWMRRRESPTLLFDWFTQYSADNYKLVGSVEILDLERTEYRWGEELNAYKPKAENRILVFARKQ
- a CDS encoding tetratricopeptide repeat protein encodes the protein MQNRYLIILFLLTITLVVFLQVKNHEFLNYDDDVYITANHHVRNGLTLESIKWAFTTTYANNWHPLTWISHLLDVQLYKLKPAGHHVTSLLIHMLNVALLFVVLEMMTHSRWRSAFVAALFAIHPLHVESVAWVAERKDVLSSFFWILTLFAYLRYVKYPRATTYVPVVLIYALGLMSKPMLVTLPFVLLLLDYWPLGRTTFAHEQLAGSIEKHSIGRLVIEKIPLLVLAGASCTMTYIAQGEAVAPFERFPFGIRAANAVVAFVSYILKMLWPANLSVFYVHPSTSLPTWQVLGAGVVLICIFVLALRNIFTYPYILVGWLWYFGTLIPVIGLIQVGAQAMADRYTYMPLTGIFIIIAWGVPKLLGNSRIGVEKGKRKKEAFVPKSFILPFAALLVIISLMISAWYRTSVWKNSITLFENALRSNPNNYLAHNNLGVALEKANKLEEAAAHYEVTLRLKPNHPQAHNNLANIYFRTGKVDKAILEYRKALELKPKDAAIHNNLGVALAEKGMLDEAIKEYKIALQIRPDYDKAHLNLGMALARLGKFREAADEMNKARNISPESSEGHNNYGVILAGQGKILEAIEQFKEALRLKPENAEAHKNLAVAYYLTGKYADAWREVQLYRKYGGTPHPGLIQALKQKMPQPPK
- a CDS encoding DUF2142 domain-containing protein, coding for MPKLASAKRRSRLRRAETRELKRIPLWDSFTAKNEFVIVVILCIVAAVRIFIFSAAFPFFNNVDEQAHYDLVYKYSKGQIPNALEKFSAGASELIVLFSSPEYLCDPLSFPNAQFPKPMWNLPPSELAPALKPATTKLMNKTNYESTQPPVFYIIAGLWHRLGELLNLHDGMLLYWIRFLNAVLFIPLVLLSHRFIRILYPDRLFMRIGAPAMIAFFPQDVFFSINNDVVSPLFFTAALLCLLEIYLSRSKSYAFYVFTGLLVAVTFMVKFTNAAIFAALIAVAALRIIELSADARIGRELPKIVLMIFSAITPTALFLTRNLLVLGDITGMSGKINILGWTAKPFAQIWRHPIFTPEGLITFWSDLMKTFWRGELVWHKSTVAVPWVDSFYWISTTIFLLAAAVNLILYKRQNRDTGWIADIFAFGVIGLSVLGLAVISLAYDFGRCWYPSSQHPYLTSGRLIIGIMVPFIALYLRAIEFILWKTGLRSSRWLALCIILGLMLGSEIAISIPVFGSLYNWFHMI